The genome window AGCCAGTTTGATTCCTTTTTTAAAGGAACGGCATGTAAACCATCGCTCGATGCATAGATGGATGTCAGAGAAAGGTTATTCTGTTAGGTTAGCCAAACAACAGATTCGTCTGCTTCAGGCCGAAGCCCGTAAGGAATGTTCCGAAGCAACAGCCAAGGACACTGGGATGATGTTCCTTCCCATAGAAATGCCATCCGATTCCGTCTGCCCGGAAAATTATCTTTTCGGCATAACCTTAACCTTTCCCAATGGAACGATAGTCACCATCAAGAAAGGTAGTGCCAAATCAGTCATGCATCTGATGAAACTTTACGAGAAGGAGGACTTGCTATGTTTGGATTAAACGAAAACACCCAGTATTACGTCTGCCAGCGATATGTCCGAATGAACATGGGCATAAATGGCCTGTACCAGATTGTGAGGACGGAGATGGAGCTGCCGCCACTCGGTGGTGCCGTCTTCATCTTCTTCTCAAAGAATCGCCAGCAGGTAAAAATGCTAAAATGGGATGGCGACGGTTTCTTGCTGTATCAGAAGCGACTGGAGCGAGGAACCTTTGAATTACCATTCTTTGATCCCCAAAGCAAACAATGCAAAATGCCGTACAAGACGCTATCTGCCATCATGAGCGGAATTTGCCTGAAAAGTATGAGATATAGGAAACGGCTTAATCTATAGGCGCATAAGATTATATTTAATGAACTGTGTATCAACAAGATAGAAAAATAAATATCTAAAAATCCTTGCATATCTCGATATTTTTTCGTACCTTTGCACTATGAAAAAGGACGAAATTATAGTACTTTTAAAGGAACAGCTTCAGCTTGCAAACGAACAGCTTCAGCAAGCTAATGCTACGGTGAGTTCGTTGACTACACAGGTCAACGAACTCATTGAACGTATAAAGTCATTAGAAGAATTACTCGTCCAGAAAGGAATCGCCATTGACAAAGCGAATCGTCAGAACAAGGCACTCGGCAAGCTCGTTTCAGGCAAGAAGTCCGAACGTCAGGAAAAGAATCCACAAGACTCGATGACCCAGGAGGAATTTGACAAGAAGAAAGAAGAGCAGGCCGAAAAGAGAAAGGCACGCAAAAACAACGGAGCCAAGCGTGACATGCATTACGAGATGAAAGAGGTGCATGTTACGATAGATCCTGTCATGGATGCAGAGTTTTTGAAGACGTTGCGTCTCTTCGGAACTCGTACCTGTATACGTTACAGCATGGAACCCATCAAATTCATCAAGACCGTGTATCACATCAACACTTATACTGATGGAAGTATCATGTATCCGGGGAAAACTCCGCCGGCTCTGTTGTTGAATTCTTCCTATTCACCTTCCTTTGCAGCAGGACTCCTGCAGATGCGATACATCTATTCCATGCCGGTAGAGCGAATCATCAAATACTTTGCCGACAATGGGTTTACGTTAAGGAAAGCCACGGCAAACAAACTGATTGCCAGAAGTGCCGATGTACTGGAAAACTTCTATAAGGCTATCTGCCAAGTAGTGTTGCAGCAGGATTATGTCTCGGCAGACGAGACATACCATAAAGTGCTGTTAGCCAAGACAAAGCCTACGGACAAGGGTTCGAAGAAAGGCTACTTCTGGGCTGTAAGTGCGCCTAAACTGGGACTTGTCTTCTTCGTATATGAGGATGGATCACGCTCTGAGCAGGTCATACTTAACATATTCTCTGATTATAAAGGTACCATACAGAGTGATGCATATGCTCCTTACCGGAAACTGGAGTCGGATGCTTATCCTGACATTATGAGAATCGCCTGCCTGCAGCATGTCAAGAGAGATTTCATCGACTGCGGCAAGGAAGACAAGGATGCTCAGGAGGTCGTAGATATCCTCAACAGATTTTATCGAGAAGACAAAAAACATAAGGTTGGGGTAAATGGATGGACCGTTGAAGACCATCTAGCCTATCGGCAGTCATATGCACCGGACATTTTGCAGGATTTATTGGAGAAACTGGAGGAAATATCTTCCAGGAAAGATTTGCTGCCCAAGTCTACCTTGGCGCAGGCGGTCGGCTATGCCCTTAATGAATATAATGCCATTTGTGACATCTTCAAAAGAGGTGATACGGCTCTCGATAACAACTACATTGAGAGAATCCAGAGGTACATATCACTATCAAGAAGAAACTCAATGTTCTTTGGTTCGCACGAAGGAGCAAGCCGGGCGGCTATCCTATATTCTATCGCAATCTCATGCAGGC of Segatella copri contains these proteins:
- the tnpB gene encoding IS66 family insertion sequence element accessory protein TnpB (TnpB, as the term is used for proteins encoded by IS66 family insertion elements, is considered an accessory protein, since TnpC, encoded by a neighboring gene, is a DDE family transposase.), whose product is MFGLNENTQYYVCQRYVRMNMGINGLYQIVRTEMELPPLGGAVFIFFSKNRQQVKMLKWDGDGFLLYQKRLERGTFELPFFDPQSKQCKMPYKTLSAIMSGICLKSMRYRKRLNL
- the tnpC gene encoding IS66 family transposase, whose product is MKKDEIIVLLKEQLQLANEQLQQANATVSSLTTQVNELIERIKSLEELLVQKGIAIDKANRQNKALGKLVSGKKSERQEKNPQDSMTQEEFDKKKEEQAEKRKARKNNGAKRDMHYEMKEVHVTIDPVMDAEFLKTLRLFGTRTCIRYSMEPIKFIKTVYHINTYTDGSIMYPGKTPPALLLNSSYSPSFAAGLLQMRYIYSMPVERIIKYFADNGFTLRKATANKLIARSADVLENFYKAICQVVLQQDYVSADETYHKVLLAKTKPTDKGSKKGYFWAVSAPKLGLVFFVYEDGSRSEQVILNIFSDYKGTIQSDAYAPYRKLESDAYPDIMRIACLQHVKRDFIDCGKEDKDAQEVVDILNRFYREDKKHKVGVNGWTVEDHLAYRQSYAPDILQDLLEKLEEISSRKDLLPKSTLAQAVGYALNEYNAICDIFKRGDTALDNNYIERIQRYISLSRRNSMFFGSHEGASRAAILYSIAISCRLNGINLFEYICDVIEKTVEWQPNTPLEKYRDLLPDRWKKQ